Genomic window (Muntiacus reevesi chromosome X, mMunRee1.1, whole genome shotgun sequence):
taataatattaaaagcgTGATCATGAATTCCTATGGACAAAAAGTGAATCACCTGTGTTTAACTTTCCAAGATAATAGCTTCTTGTTTATGGAAAGAGCATCCTCTACAGATGTCAAAAAATTGAAGGCATTCCTGGATAGAGTCCATCAAGATGATCTTCCACCACCCATAAGACCTGATGTGGATAGCAGTGCCTTTGCCAGCACAACAGTACAGAAGACAGTTGACGAGACTTCATTTCAGAAAGTGGGTAAGAAGTCAGGTAGTCAgtcttttaagaaagaaaaaaagtgttcaCCTTCATCCACATCAGAATCACCAATATCTACCTATGAACAGTTGTTAGAAGATGGATATGGGAAGAGAATGAAGAAGCCCTCATTGGATTCCCAAAAAGAGAGTAGCTCTGTGAGAAAGAGGAGATCCAAGACACACCCATTAAGATATGTAAGCCCCAGTAAGAAGAAGGAACTGAAGTTAAAAGGGTTAAAACAGGAGAATAAATTAGATTTAGACTTTTTATTTAAGATCAGTCCTTACCTACATGGCACTAATCTTTTCACAAAACTATCTgagaatatatatttcacatttatgTCAGAAGCAAAGTATGATAAGAATGACCTGCTTTTGGACAGACTCAAACTGACTCTTGACTACTACCCAGAGAAACTATGGCAAGGCCTCCCCAATTTGGGAAATACCTGCTACATGAATGCAGTTATACAGTCTTTATTTTTGATTCCATCATTTGCTGATGATTTACTCAGTCGGAGTTTCCCATGGTGTAAAATTCCCCCTGATGCACTTAGCATGAGCTTGGCACAGCTGTTTGTCTTGAGAGATGTTTATAACGTTAATATCAAGAAGAGGTTACTTGAGAATGTTAAAAATACCATTTCAGCAGTTGCAGAGACATTCTCTGGCAACAAGCAGAATGATGCCCATGAGTTTTTAGGTCATTATTTAAATCAGATGAAAGAAAACATGCAAAAATTAAGCACAATTGGGAAGACTGAAGTTaaatctgagaaagaaaattCACCTCAACCGTTTTTGGTTGGCAGTGCAGCCAAGCAAGCCCTCTTTTGTCCTGTCGTCACTAATTTCGAGTTTGAGTTGCTGTGCTCCATTACTTGTAAAGCCTGTGGGCACGTTGTTCTGAAGACAGAATTGAGCAATTACCTCTCTATCAATCTTCCCCAAGAACGGCAAGCACGTCCCTTTTCTATTCAGTCTAGTTTTGATCTTTTCTTTGGAACAGAAAATCTTGAGTATACATGTGAACAGTGTAAACACAGGAAGTCTTCTAAAGCGTATAAATTC
Coding sequences:
- the USP26 gene encoding ubiquitin carboxyl-terminal hydrolase 26 gives rise to the protein MVPVVAHGFVQIWTRKNGMLKPKKATVEAVEKKKKTRLVVYFSNGESTTFELNNNIKSVIMNSYGQKVNHLCLTFQDNSFLFMERASSTDVKKLKAFLDRVHQDDLPPPIRPDVDSSAFASTTVQKTVDETSFQKVGKKSGSQSFKKEKKCSPSSTSESPISTYEQLLEDGYGKRMKKPSLDSQKESSSVRKRRSKTHPLRYVSPSKKKELKLKGLKQENKLDLDFLFKISPYLHGTNLFTKLSENIYFTFMSEAKYDKNDLLLDRLKLTLDYYPEKLWQGLPNLGNTCYMNAVIQSLFLIPSFADDLLSRSFPWCKIPPDALSMSLAQLFVLRDVYNVNIKKRLLENVKNTISAVAETFSGNKQNDAHEFLGHYLNQMKENMQKLSTIGKTEVKSEKENSPQPFLVGSAAKQALFCPVVTNFEFELLCSITCKACGHVVLKTELSNYLSINLPQERQARPFSIQSSFDLFFGTENLEYTCEQCKHRKSSKAYKFSRLPRVLIVHLKRYNFIEFRSLKKDDHEVIISKNLKISSHCNENTRPPFPLNEKTHLMNLRVLKIFRNINSTAISKLRASAKMALEFMRSLPSHIVLDEESEPQKDDVHHEGSRGEEKQNDHGKYSVLKILDSAWADSEDAIIIARELLAMALIMNTEDGSFSLRDITISNPDICQKVPENPKLLDERINTFADFQAVAETTEDNDEKAKISEELSPVAEQTPDEERMKIYEQALWLALLQSFPKPKIRKQKCTEKLRPKESGIQGTKANVPGASGPKKKSGKKGSLGREKTETASKKSKGEAEMEDPRGYRLIGVLSHLGKSLNSGHYICDAFDFVRQEWFTFNDLQVSNIEEASMQKARLSSGYVFFYMHNEIFEELLERQSSPP